The Halogranum gelatinilyticum genome includes a window with the following:
- a CDS encoding HalOD1 output domain-containing protein: MTPHMTVLHVDDDPDFLDVSSALFATGEAFETLTAPTAEDGLRLLEEHEVDCIVSDFVVTAEGIPFISAARDFTADIPIVLFTGKEWDAVADDAIRANVTEYVQKSGVDEIYAVKRHVEQLAAARGASLVLGEDRRDALSSVAPVSSLAVSATFDGEWELIGRYDWTETEELGVALVEAVESYTDEDLETFEPLFESIDAEALQAVLEPRPFDGERPGIQVRFPYRGYELVVTSDGDIGIRPL, translated from the coding sequence ATGACTCCACACATGACCGTCCTACACGTCGACGACGACCCGGACTTTCTCGATGTCTCTTCGGCACTCTTTGCGACCGGTGAGGCGTTCGAAACGCTGACCGCTCCAACCGCGGAGGACGGTCTCCGGCTGCTGGAGGAACACGAAGTCGACTGTATCGTCAGCGACTTCGTCGTCACCGCCGAGGGTATCCCCTTCATCTCGGCTGCCCGCGATTTCACTGCCGACATCCCCATCGTCCTCTTCACCGGCAAGGAGTGGGACGCCGTCGCCGACGACGCCATCCGGGCGAACGTCACCGAATACGTCCAGAAGTCCGGCGTCGACGAGATCTATGCGGTCAAGCGACACGTCGAACAGCTCGCCGCTGCCCGCGGGGCGTCGCTCGTTCTCGGTGAGGACCGTCGCGACGCGCTGTCGAGCGTGGCACCCGTCTCGTCGCTCGCAGTCTCGGCGACGTTCGACGGGGAGTGGGAACTCATCGGTCGGTACGACTGGACGGAGACGGAGGAACTCGGCGTGGCCTTGGTAGAGGCTGTCGAGAGCTACACGGACGAGGATCTCGAAACGTTCGAACCGTTGTTCGAGAGCATCGACGCCGAGGCACTGCAAGCGGTTCTCGAACCGCGGCCGTTCGACGGCGAGCGACCGGGAATCCAGGTGCGGTTCCCGTACCGCGGATACGAGCTGGTCGTGACGAGCGACGGCGACATCGGTATCCGTCCACTCTGA
- the hemA gene encoding glutamyl-tRNA reductase gives MNYGGVISAVSVSHTNATVDDIEAACRDSERALVEELLAHEGVDEAFAIQTCNRAEAYVVTADAAVGRRALSNFAPDVRDGAVVEMDHEESIRHLMRVAAGLESLVVGEDQILGQLKTAMDEARAVGGVGEMLDDTLTKAIHVGERARTETAINEGVVSLGSAAVRLAEGTLDLDGTTALVVGAGEMGTLAARALDTTSVGTILVANRTVPHAEHVASEITTDASAVALDAVPAATAEADLVITATGSPDYVLDAETLRASGETLVIDLAQPRDVDPEASDVDGVRFHDIDTLEAVTAETRARRQAAAEDVRAMIDDEFERLLDAYKRKRADDAISAMYESAEDVKQRELDTAMTKLEAQGELTDEQRQTVAALADALVGQLLSAPTKSLREAAAEDDWTTIQTAMQLFDPEFGGDLPDLPSGAEPREGKPKDVPEDADIPKRVLEQLSDD, from the coding sequence ATGAACTACGGTGGTGTCATCTCGGCTGTGAGCGTGTCGCATACGAACGCGACCGTCGACGACATCGAGGCGGCCTGTCGCGACAGCGAACGGGCACTCGTCGAGGAGCTTCTCGCCCACGAGGGCGTCGACGAGGCGTTCGCCATCCAGACCTGTAACCGCGCGGAGGCGTACGTCGTGACGGCGGACGCCGCCGTCGGCCGACGCGCACTTTCGAACTTCGCCCCCGACGTCCGCGACGGCGCGGTCGTCGAGATGGACCACGAGGAGAGCATCCGGCATCTCATGCGAGTCGCCGCCGGACTCGAATCGCTGGTCGTCGGCGAAGACCAGATTCTCGGCCAGCTCAAGACGGCGATGGACGAGGCCCGAGCGGTCGGCGGCGTCGGCGAGATGCTCGACGACACGCTGACGAAGGCCATCCACGTCGGCGAGCGCGCCCGGACGGAGACAGCGATCAACGAGGGCGTCGTCTCGCTCGGCAGTGCCGCGGTCAGACTCGCCGAAGGGACGCTCGACCTCGACGGGACGACGGCACTCGTCGTCGGCGCGGGCGAGATGGGGACGCTCGCCGCACGAGCACTCGACACCACGTCGGTCGGGACGATTCTCGTCGCCAACCGGACCGTCCCCCACGCCGAACACGTCGCGAGCGAGATCACGACCGACGCGAGCGCGGTCGCGCTCGACGCGGTCCCCGCCGCGACGGCGGAGGCCGACCTCGTCATCACGGCGACCGGCAGCCCGGACTACGTGCTCGACGCCGAGACCCTTCGCGCGTCCGGCGAGACGCTCGTCATCGACCTCGCCCAGCCGCGCGACGTCGACCCCGAAGCGAGCGACGTCGACGGCGTCCGGTTCCACGACATCGACACACTCGAAGCGGTGACCGCAGAGACTCGGGCCCGCCGACAGGCGGCCGCCGAGGACGTTCGAGCGATGATCGACGACGAATTCGAGCGCCTGCTGGACGCCTACAAGCGTAAGCGGGCCGACGACGCGATCAGCGCGATGTACGAGTCCGCCGAGGACGTGAAACAACGCGAACTCGACACCGCGATGACCAAACTGGAGGCACAGGGCGAGTTGACCGACGAACAGCGTCAGACGGTGGCGGCACTGGCGGACGCGCTCGTCGGCCAGCTGCTCTCGGCTCCGACCAAGAGCCTTCGGGAGGCGGCCGCCGAGGACGACTGGACGACCATCCAGACGGCGATGCAGCTGTTCGACCCCGAGTTCGGCGGCGACCTACCGGACCTGCCGTCGGGCGCGGAACCGCGTGAGGGGAAGCCGAAAGACGTCCCCGAGGACGCCGACATCCCGAAGCGCGTGCTCGAACAGCTCTCCGACGACTGA
- a CDS encoding 4a-hydroxytetrahydrobiopterin dehydratase, with protein sequence MAEVLDDDEIEQNLPEGWERDGDEIVRTYEFDDYLQGISFVSDVGEVAEEEFHHPEIVVGYKEVEVRLTTHDAGGITDLDMRLADLFNDEF encoded by the coding sequence ATGGCAGAGGTACTCGACGACGACGAGATCGAACAGAACCTACCCGAAGGGTGGGAACGCGACGGCGACGAAATCGTCCGGACGTACGAGTTCGACGACTACCTCCAGGGAATCTCCTTCGTGAGCGACGTCGGCGAGGTCGCCGAGGAGGAGTTCCACCACCCCGAGATCGTCGTCGGGTACAAGGAGGTCGAGGTGCGGCTGACGACCCACGACGCGGGCGGCATCACGGACCTGGATATGCGGCTCGCGGACCTGTTCAACGACGAATTCTGA
- a CDS encoding precorrin-2 dehydrogenase/sirohydrochlorin ferrochelatase family protein, whose translation MIPLVHDFSGETVLVFGGGPVGARKARRFARETRTVVVSPDFSDRDFGDAELVRAAPDPDDVADWVARFDPVLVVAATSVAAVNEAAERAARDHGALVNRADHSGERDPGSVVVPATVEDDPVSVAISTGGVSPALSKYLRERIEDELAGAGGMAELTAELRSTLKESDLSPSERRDVVRAVVQSSPVWKALRTGESNPREEAARVIGTQFGTDVSKHVRGETR comes from the coding sequence ATGATTCCACTGGTCCACGACTTCAGCGGCGAGACGGTGCTGGTCTTCGGGGGCGGTCCCGTCGGCGCGCGGAAGGCCCGACGGTTCGCCCGCGAGACGCGGACCGTGGTGGTGAGTCCCGACTTCAGTGATCGGGATTTCGGCGACGCCGAACTGGTCCGTGCCGCACCCGACCCCGACGACGTGGCCGACTGGGTCGCCCGCTTCGACCCGGTGCTCGTCGTCGCGGCGACGAGCGTCGCGGCGGTCAACGAGGCCGCAGAGCGAGCGGCGAGAGACCACGGCGCGCTCGTCAACCGCGCGGACCACAGCGGCGAGCGCGACCCCGGCAGCGTCGTCGTCCCCGCCACGGTGGAGGACGACCCGGTCTCGGTGGCCATCTCGACGGGGGGCGTGAGCCCGGCGCTGTCGAAGTATCTCCGCGAGCGAATCGAGGACGAACTGGCCGGTGCGGGCGGGATGGCCGAGCTGACCGCCGAGCTGCGGTCGACGTTGAAAGAGAGCGACCTGTCACCCAGTGAGCGGCGGGATGTTGTCCGGGCAGTGGTGCAGTCGTCGCCCGTTTGGAAGGCTTTACGTACAGGGGAATCCAACCCCCGCGAAGAGGCAGCGCGCGTGATAGGAACCCAGTTCGGAACCGACGTCAGCAAGCACGTTCGAGGTGAGACCCGATGA
- a CDS encoding undecaprenyl diphosphate synthase family protein gives MGLYDAYLAMRHRRAEAEPPAHIAVVITERDLLEQGAYDTLEAFLGWAFEYGAERVTVSVSVLDEAVAPTLERELRDVDAPRPVAVRGPGDTERADEPIQVSIGLGGKHEFAEAVRALAEEVDAGRLAPKDIDESDVEDRLVFPEEPDLVIKTGAERLSDFMIWQSVYSELYFTDVNWRDFRKRDYLRAVLDYQDRQRRFGR, from the coding sequence GTGGGACTCTACGACGCCTATCTCGCGATGCGTCACCGCCGCGCCGAGGCCGAGCCACCGGCACATATCGCGGTCGTCATCACCGAGCGCGACCTCCTGGAACAGGGCGCGTACGACACGCTGGAGGCCTTCCTCGGCTGGGCCTTCGAGTACGGTGCCGAACGCGTCACGGTCTCGGTGAGCGTCCTCGACGAGGCCGTCGCGCCGACGCTCGAACGCGAACTCCGCGACGTCGACGCTCCCCGTCCGGTCGCGGTCCGCGGTCCCGGCGACACCGAGCGCGCCGACGAACCCATCCAGGTGAGCATCGGGCTCGGCGGCAAACACGAGTTCGCCGAGGCCGTCCGCGCGCTCGCAGAAGAGGTCGACGCGGGGCGGCTGGCCCCCAAGGACATCGACGAGAGCGACGTCGAAGACCGCCTCGTCTTCCCCGAGGAACCCGACCTCGTCATCAAGACCGGCGCGGAACGGCTCTCGGACTTCATGATCTGGCAGTCGGTCTACTCGGAACTCTACTTCACCGACGTCAACTGGCGAGATTTCAGGAAGCGCGACTATCTCCGCGCCGTCTTGGACTATCAAGATCGGCAGCGGCGGTTCGGCCGCTAG
- a CDS encoding protein-tyrosine phosphatase family protein yields MAGDDRTHITVRRIDDKLFIGNRHAATRLPEGTFDAVLSVSSEPSPLTTHHHPLTDGPGNDWAAFAAAVDTARTLHRRDGTLLVNCSAGISRSATVLATALATERECPLRETLELVWEARPRAMPHPALHELAVVYLAART; encoded by the coding sequence ATGGCTGGAGACGACCGAACCCACATCACCGTCCGACGTATCGACGACAAACTCTTCATCGGGAACCGTCACGCAGCGACCCGACTGCCCGAGGGAACCTTCGACGCCGTGCTCTCCGTGTCGAGTGAGCCGTCTCCGCTTACGACGCACCACCACCCGCTGACCGACGGTCCCGGCAACGACTGGGCCGCGTTCGCGGCAGCGGTCGACACCGCCCGGACACTTCACCGACGCGACGGGACGCTCCTCGTCAACTGCAGTGCCGGTATCTCACGGAGCGCGACGGTGCTCGCGACGGCACTCGCAACCGAGAGGGAGTGCCCGCTCCGTGAGACACTCGAACTCGTCTGGGAGGCTCGCCCGCGAGCGATGCCCCATCCCGCACTCCACGAGCTGGCGGTGGTATATCTGGCGGCGCGGACGTGA
- a CDS encoding DUF5778 family protein, which yields MSDAVDDDLYQRTLALLEPGDIELVGAIVHTDLGGQEDLEMHELTVELNDVIAEHAGKGETYIYAGNDNTDFASNQFHGLTLDGDEFVWECQQLLRSGTFDLVFYYEAIADQDAIVAAIEETDHVDRVTPVP from the coding sequence ATGAGCGACGCTGTCGACGACGACCTCTATCAACGCACCCTCGCGCTGCTCGAACCGGGCGACATCGAACTCGTGGGCGCGATTGTCCATACGGACCTCGGTGGCCAAGAGGACCTAGAGATGCACGAACTCACGGTCGAGTTGAACGACGTCATCGCCGAGCACGCGGGGAAGGGCGAGACGTACATCTACGCCGGAAACGACAATACGGACTTCGCCTCGAACCAGTTCCACGGGCTGACGCTCGACGGCGACGAGTTCGTCTGGGAGTGCCAACAGCTGCTCCGAAGCGGCACGTTCGACCTCGTGTTCTACTACGAAGCGATCGCCGACCAGGACGCCATCGTCGCCGCCATCGAGGAGACCGACCACGTCGACCGCGTGACGCCGGTCCCCTGA
- the ahbB gene encoding siroheme decarboxylase subunit beta, producing the protein MKQVDADLSSLDRAIINAFQGGFPVVERPFEPAAAALRERGVDVSASELCERIRELDDEGVLTRFGALVNAQEIGGNATLVAMHAPPERFDEINELVNGHIEVAHNYEREHPHLNMWFVVSVADEDRIEEVLAEIEEETGQPTYNLPKVREFRVEAKFLVDGPVPEGDVDLSHLGPDVEPSGRTTLTPEERDLVLEIQGGLPITETPYADVADALGAETEWVVETIKRFNQEGRVRRVGVIPNHYALGYTENGMTVWNVPDELVPEVGPAVAGLDFVTHCYQRPRHEGVWPYNFFAMTHGRSEEESQRRIQEVKAKMEEFWDVGDDDWDSLFSTRILKKTGIRLAERADANTE; encoded by the coding sequence ATGAAACAGGTGGACGCGGACCTCTCTTCGCTCGACCGTGCCATCATCAACGCCTTCCAGGGTGGCTTCCCGGTCGTCGAACGCCCGTTCGAGCCAGCGGCCGCAGCGCTCCGCGAACGCGGCGTCGACGTCTCGGCATCCGAACTCTGCGAGCGTATCCGCGAACTGGACGACGAGGGTGTCCTGACGCGGTTCGGCGCGCTCGTCAACGCCCAGGAGATCGGCGGCAACGCGACGCTCGTCGCGATGCACGCGCCGCCCGAACGCTTCGACGAGATCAACGAGCTGGTCAACGGTCACATCGAGGTCGCGCACAACTACGAGCGCGAGCATCCCCACCTCAACATGTGGTTCGTCGTCAGCGTCGCCGACGAGGACCGCATCGAGGAGGTACTGGCCGAAATCGAGGAAGAGACCGGCCAGCCGACCTACAACCTCCCCAAGGTTCGGGAGTTCCGCGTCGAGGCGAAGTTCCTCGTCGACGGCCCGGTTCCCGAGGGCGACGTCGACCTCTCGCATCTCGGCCCGGACGTCGAACCGAGCGGCCGGACGACGCTCACACCGGAGGAGCGCGATCTGGTTCTGGAGATTCAGGGCGGGCTTCCCATCACGGAGACGCCCTACGCCGACGTCGCCGACGCGCTCGGCGCGGAGACCGAGTGGGTCGTCGAGACCATCAAGCGGTTCAATCAGGAGGGGAGGGTCCGTCGCGTCGGCGTCATCCCGAACCACTACGCGCTCGGCTACACCGAGAACGGGATGACCGTCTGGAACGTCCCCGACGAGCTCGTTCCTGAAGTGGGCCCCGCCGTGGCCGGACTGGACTTCGTGACCCACTGCTACCAGCGGCCCCGCCACGAGGGCGTCTGGCCGTACAACTTCTTCGCGATGACCCACGGCCGCAGCGAGGAGGAGAGCCAGCGACGGATTCAGGAAGTGAAGGCGAAGATGGAGGAGTTCTGGGACGTCGGCGACGACGACTGGGACTCGCTGTTCTCGACGCGCATCCTGAAGAAGACGGGCATCCGTCTGGCCGAACGCGCCGACGCCAACACGGAGTGA
- the lwrS gene encoding LWR-salt protein yields the protein MNAAYVFRVRFRLDASDVRLDPQEFETVLRLPVVDPDDEDDPDGWLFFRDNLWRGDAADERHLRTTASDLLGVDVTSVHFSELATDRASLERLREAIASDLEEFNADSVDEVLHKYLGSSIRVTD from the coding sequence ATGAACGCCGCGTACGTCTTCCGGGTCCGGTTCCGACTCGACGCCTCGGACGTCCGCCTCGACCCGCAAGAGTTCGAGACGGTGCTGCGGCTTCCAGTTGTCGACCCCGACGACGAGGACGACCCCGACGGCTGGCTGTTCTTCCGGGACAACCTCTGGCGCGGCGACGCCGCCGACGAACGGCATCTCCGGACGACCGCGAGCGACCTGCTCGGTGTCGACGTGACGAGCGTTCACTTCTCGGAGTTAGCGACCGACCGTGCCTCGCTGGAACGGCTGCGGGAGGCCATCGCCAGCGACCTGGAGGAGTTCAACGCCGACAGCGTCGACGAGGTGCTCCACAAGTATCTCGGGAGTTCGATTCGCGTCACCGACTGA
- a CDS encoding DUF92 domain-containing protein — protein MTSTLRRAGGFAAVGTLSLAAPILGAAAAVPFAVIAALAAFVVDDGPLFELFARPGDYEDRRLNGLAGFSLAATGLALLATVLTDPMPVSLFVTAVLVLAYGNLGERFVGDYSDDPFIGTLGFTVVGFLAGTVGQVATASVTTTSIDPAVAAFLASTGALVAALLRSVLYERDDPLVMLSVGLLLWFFAQLVTTIPPLEIVGALAVMVVLGYASYALGTASVTGMLAGVLLGVLTIILGGFGWFAVLIAFFGVGGLSTKFKYDDKLDRGVAEDNEGARGSGNVLGNAAVALFAVIGFAASEMVMLPGTLFLFAFTGSLATAMSDTLSSEIGGLFDTPRLITTLERVPPGTDGGVTWQGELAGIAGAALVAAIAVVSLPIADPLFGALVIVGGGLGGMTVDSLLGATVEGDRIGNQSVNFLATLAGAVVSVVLAVVLL, from the coding sequence GTGACTTCGACACTCCGGCGTGCAGGCGGGTTCGCCGCCGTGGGGACGCTGTCGCTCGCGGCACCGATACTCGGTGCCGCGGCGGCCGTCCCGTTCGCCGTCATCGCGGCGTTGGCGGCCTTTGTCGTCGACGACGGCCCGCTGTTCGAGCTGTTCGCACGTCCCGGTGACTACGAGGACCGCCGCCTCAATGGGCTGGCGGGCTTCTCGCTCGCCGCGACCGGACTCGCACTGCTCGCGACCGTGCTCACCGACCCGATGCCGGTGAGCCTGTTCGTGACCGCGGTGCTCGTCCTCGCCTACGGCAACCTCGGCGAGCGGTTCGTCGGCGACTACTCCGACGACCCCTTCATCGGGACGCTGGGCTTCACCGTCGTCGGCTTCCTCGCCGGGACGGTCGGCCAGGTCGCGACCGCGAGTGTCACCACGACGAGTATCGACCCCGCCGTCGCCGCCTTTCTGGCCTCGACCGGCGCGCTCGTCGCCGCGCTGCTCCGCTCCGTGCTCTACGAGCGCGACGACCCGCTCGTCATGCTCTCCGTGGGGCTACTCCTGTGGTTCTTCGCCCAGCTCGTCACGACGATTCCGCCGCTGGAGATCGTCGGCGCGCTGGCCGTGATGGTCGTCCTCGGCTACGCTTCTTACGCGCTCGGAACGGCCTCCGTCACCGGGATGCTGGCGGGTGTGCTGCTCGGCGTGTTGACCATCATCCTCGGCGGCTTCGGCTGGTTCGCCGTCCTCATCGCCTTCTTCGGCGTCGGCGGCCTCTCGACGAAGTTCAAATACGACGACAAACTGGACCGCGGCGTCGCCGAGGACAACGAGGGTGCCCGCGGCAGCGGCAACGTCCTCGGCAACGCCGCCGTCGCCCTCTTTGCCGTCATCGGCTTCGCGGCCAGCGAGATGGTCATGCTGCCCGGAACGCTGTTTCTGTTCGCCTTCACCGGGTCGCTCGCGACGGCCATGAGCGACACCCTCTCCAGCGAGATCGGCGGCCTGTTCGACACGCCGCGGCTCATCACGACGCTCGAACGCGTCCCGCCCGGCACCGACGGCGGGGTGACGTGGCAGGGCGAACTCGCCGGTATCGCCGGTGCGGCCCTCGTCGCCGCCATCGCCGTCGTCAGCCTGCCTATCGCCGACCCGCTCTTCGGCGCACTCGTCATCGTCGGCGGCGGTCTCGGCGGCATGACCGTCGACAGCCTGCTCGGGGCAACCGTCGAAGGCGACCGCATCGGCAACCAGAGCGTGAACTTCCTCGCGACGCTCGCCGGTGCAGTCGTGAGTGTCGTCCTCGCGGTCGTCCTCCTCTGA
- a CDS encoding HAD family hydrolase yields MVVDSYDFWLFDLDGTLVDAEWSYTRDVFDRVGDRLGRRFSDREAEILWHGLGGARNAQLVEWGIAPEDFWPAFHAEEDPQTRAEATFLHDDAADLVGRLDAPVGLVTHCQAFLTGPVLQHLDIRDWFDTVVCCTEELGWKPDPAPVRHAMRDLGVEEGSTGVLAGDGANDIGAAWNAGLDGIHVERHGPEHRGQCVLGDYRVGTFHDLIN; encoded by the coding sequence ATGGTCGTCGACAGCTACGACTTCTGGCTTTTCGACCTCGACGGCACGCTCGTCGACGCCGAGTGGTCCTACACGCGGGACGTGTTCGACCGCGTCGGCGACCGACTCGGCCGCCGCTTCTCCGACCGCGAGGCCGAAATCCTCTGGCACGGACTGGGCGGTGCGAGAAACGCCCAACTCGTCGAGTGGGGCATCGCCCCCGAGGACTTCTGGCCCGCCTTCCACGCCGAGGAGGACCCCCAGACCCGCGCCGAGGCCACCTTCCTCCACGACGACGCCGCCGACCTCGTCGGCAGGCTCGACGCTCCGGTCGGTCTCGTCACGCACTGTCAGGCCTTCTTGACGGGTCCCGTCCTCCAGCATCTCGACATCCGCGACTGGTTCGACACGGTCGTCTGCTGTACGGAAGAACTCGGCTGGAAACCCGACCCCGCTCCCGTCCGGCACGCGATGCGCGACCTGGGTGTCGAGGAGGGGAGTACGGGCGTCCTCGCCGGTGACGGCGCGAACGACATCGGTGCGGCGTGGAACGCCGGTCTCGACGGAATCCACGTCGAACGTCACGGGCCGGAGCACCGCGGACAGTGCGTCCTCGGCGACTACCGCGTGGGCACGTTCCACGACCTCATCAACTGA
- the uppS gene encoding polyprenyl diphosphate synthase, which translates to MRQWLRTAFARGYERLLRRELNDGPAHVAIIQDGNRRYARNRGEDAPDGHRAGAQTTEQVLDWCEELGIEELTLYAFSTENFNRPEGELEPLFDLLEDKLYEFADAERVHDNGVCIRAIGDIDRLPERVTDAIDYAERRTADYEEFRLNIALAYGGRNELLRAARDVAEAVEAGDLDPADIDSAAVESRLYRQPVRDVDLIIRTGGDERTSNFLPWHANGNEAAVYFCAPYWPEFSKVDFLRGIRTYESREASWQRTRTERAVALVRALASVELDEARAVGSRLREQLSNRGAEELSAELERQGNETAD; encoded by the coding sequence ATGCGCCAGTGGCTCCGGACGGCGTTCGCCCGCGGGTACGAGCGGCTGCTTCGCCGCGAACTCAACGACGGGCCAGCCCACGTCGCCATCATTCAGGACGGCAACCGCCGCTACGCGCGCAACCGTGGCGAGGACGCCCCCGACGGCCACCGCGCGGGCGCCCAGACCACGGAACAGGTCCTCGACTGGTGTGAGGAACTCGGTATCGAGGAGCTGACGCTCTACGCCTTCTCGACGGAGAACTTCAACCGCCCCGAGGGCGAACTCGAACCGCTGTTCGACCTCTTGGAGGACAAGCTCTACGAGTTCGCCGACGCCGAGCGCGTCCACGACAACGGCGTCTGCATCCGCGCAATCGGCGACATCGACCGCCTCCCCGAGCGCGTCACCGACGCCATCGATTACGCCGAGCGCCGCACTGCCGACTACGAGGAGTTCAGATTGAACATCGCGCTCGCCTACGGCGGCCGCAACGAACTTCTCCGAGCCGCCCGCGACGTCGCCGAGGCTGTCGAGGCGGGCGACCTCGACCCCGCAGACATCGACAGCGCGGCGGTCGAATCGCGGCTCTACCGCCAGCCCGTCCGCGACGTCGACCTCATCATCCGCACCGGCGGCGACGAGCGCACCTCGAACTTCCTGCCGTGGCACGCCAACGGCAACGAGGCGGCCGTCTACTTCTGTGCTCCCTACTGGCCGGAGTTCTCGAAGGTCGACTTCCTGCGCGGCATCCGCACCTACGAGTCCCGCGAGGCGTCGTGGCAGCGCACCAGAACGGAGCGCGCCGTCGCGCTGGTCCGCGCGCTGGCGAGCGTCGAACTCGACGAGGCCCGCGCGGTCGGCAGTCGCCTGCGCGAGCAGCTGTCGAACCGCGGTGCCGAGGAGCTGTCGGCGGAGCTGGAGCGGCAGGGCAACGAGACGGCGGACTGA